A portion of the Naumovozyma castellii chromosome 2, complete genome genome contains these proteins:
- the APC5 gene encoding anaphase promoting complex subunit 5 (ancestral locus Anc_8.689), protein MSLPCFPNQSEFQVTSTLTPYDVAILVLIYIHSYTDQDIDCNIFVKLIIPTFQTSAFDPLSESDWYTKNNDGILLPTSGHFVSLLTSNQQLFTSFIKHLTGLREVDCITQLINLLFDETLIEDSEGIQKFRDRDFIHINGYVKKPFTKRSVIGQYVQNYYSKHKLSVFEDSINLWTRFEQFRDSCESRYYESHRRMRKLSHGSPFIFSQTSPNSDDGDSIDFISHLQTLAKGVTSRQDQPVILLSTEYFQHILNWCIYMCFYDVADPNYEHILEMLNKVSLADVTRFPSLHILHYLQAMKSRYYQDALDSLHSYYDYMLTGNSNKCFHMSLLSLATFHSSFHDCDAAIRSFEEATKSARENKDSRTLNLIMIWMVAFIERYPENASKFQVTIDQIIEYLKKHSDSENILVFESAYKFESMTSLMNNDNVMTVLYSSLKHMIITLQHGRSRSIMVNMLKYRKNLWDSLGYGSVGDLYSPFLEKHAQEVIPFIRRSISMDDKIRNDKYKSLYEIVTGLKNPSLQYQESMELKLLEIRRLISCGDSRAAMERIAERIKECDDKYSDKRWKFEFQKEKCQVFLHSGKGIRCMPVLKNMIDESHLTYNQLQSMESLVILLKLLIQINKREEALSCMNLNLTALLQFPILRGTVLELFQQLM, encoded by the coding sequence ATGTCCCTTCCTTGCTTTCCCAATCAAAGTGAATTTCAAGTTACATCAACACTCACTCCTTATGACGTTGCGATTCTAGTTCTGATTTACATACATTCCTATACGGATCAAGATATAGACTGCAATATATTTGTCAAGCTGATTATACCAACATTCCAAACATCTGCATTTGATCCGCTCTCTGAGTCTGACTGGTATactaaaaataatgatggtaTATTGCTTCCAACCAGTGGTCACTTTGTCAGTCTACTGACGTCAAACCAACAACTATTCACAAGTTTTATTAAGCACTTAACAGGCCTACGGGAAGTGGACTGTATTACCCAATTGATTAACTTACTTTTTGACGAAAcattaattgaagataGTGAAGGAATTCAAAAGTTTCGAGACAGGGATTTTATCCATATCAATGGGTATGTGAAAAAACCCTTCACAAAAAGGAGTGTTATTGGCCAATACgttcaaaattattatagTAAACACAAATTGAGTGTTTTTGAAGATAGTATAAACCTTTGGACCCGTTTTGAACAATTCAGGGACAGTTGTGAATCCAGATATTATGAAAGTCATAGGAGAATGAGGAAGCTCTCTCATGGATCACCGTTTATCTTTTCCCAAACATCCCCGAACAGCGATGATGGCGATTCAATTGACTTTATCAGTCATTTGCAAACTCTAGCAAAGGGTGTTACATCAAGGCAAGACCAACCCgtcatattattatctacTGAGTACTTCCAACATATTTTAAACTGGTGCATATATATGTGTTTTTATGATGTGGCTGATCCCAACTATGAACATATATTAGAAATGTTAAATAAAGTTTCCTTAGCCGATGTAACAAGATTTCCATCGTTGCATATTTTACATTATTTACAAGCTATGAAGTCGCGATATTATCAAGATGCATTAGACTCGTTACATAGTTATTATGATTATATGCTGACCGGAAATTCTAACAAATGTTTCCATATGTCATTACTCAGTCTTGCCACTTTCCATTCTTCATTCCATGATTGTGATGCTGCAATCCGCAGTTTTGAAGAGGCAACAAAGAGCGCAAGAGAGAATAAAGATTCTAGAACATTAAACCTGATAATGATATGGATGGTCGCtttcattgaaagataCCCAGAAAATGCCTCTAAATTTCAGGTGACAATAGATCAAATTatagaatatttgaagaagcaTTCAGACTCAGAGAATATTCTAGTCTTTGAAAGCGCCTATAAGTTTGAATCTATGACatcattgatgaataatGACAATGTCATGACAGTGTTATATTCATCGCTCAAACATATGATTATCACTTTGCAACATGGTAGGTCTAGATCGATCATGGTGAATATGTTAAAATATAGAAAGAATCTGTGGGATTCATTAGGGTATGGATCTGTGGGAGATTTGTATTCTCCCTTTTTAGAAAAGCATGCTCAAGAGGTAATTCCCTTCATACGAAGATCAATTTCCATGGATGATAAAATAAGAAATGACAAATATAAATCTCTGTACGAGATCGTAACTGGTTTAAAGAATCCATCTTTGCAATATCAAGAAAGCATGGAATTAAAATTGTTGGAAATACGGCGTCTGATATCTTGTGGAGACTCTCGGGCCGCCATGGAAAGAATTGCCGAGAGAATCAAAGAATGTGATGATAAATATTCGGACAAACGATGGAAATTTGAgtttcaaaaagaaaaatgccAAGTATTTCTGCATTCAGGCAAGGGAATACGATGCATGCCTGTgttgaagaatatgatcGATGAATCTCACCTAACATACAACCAACTACAATCGATGGAATCCTTGGTTATTCTTCTAAAATTACTGattcaaattaataagAGGGAAGAAGCATTATCTTGcatgaatttgaatctgACTGCTCTTTTACAATTCCCTATTTTAAGAGGAACTGTCTTGGAATTATTCCAGCAATTAATGTAA
- the SRL1 gene encoding Srl1p (ancestral locus Anc_8.687), which yields MLFKNTVLLGLAASVASALYNNQSNPVTATSQGTVTLAPKYTVEPVENVLTYKDDTTTFFVTSTTYKTIWLGSSSGDSAQTAVEQQAQAQAQAPVTQDNKAAAVSASSIDTDTETTSTQTTTVYVTLTSSGVTVGKSPIVTSSADSDIKNLNKNADIDALSSSNSSISSNTTSAVAACVPVTKYVTISAEPITKYITVTAQPSSRFSRFSNSSSSSAIWSNTTSLH from the coding sequence atgttaTTCAAGAACACCGTTTTATTAGGTTTAGCCGCCTCTGTTGCCTCAGCTTTGTACAACAACCAATCCAATCCAGTCACTGCTACTTCCCAAGGTACAGTCACTTTGGCACCAAAGTACACTGTCGAACCTGTTGAAAATGTTTTGACCTATAAGGATGACACCACTACCTTCTTTGTCACTTCTACCACTTATAAGACAATTTGGTTAGGTTCCTCCTCCGGTGATTCAGCTCAAACTGCTGTTGAACAACAAGCCCAGGCTCAAGCTCAAGCCCCTGTCACTCAAGACAATAAGGCTGCTGCTGTCAGTGCCTCTTCAATTGACACTGACACTGAAACAACTTCTACCCAAACTACCACCGTCTATGTTACCTTGACATCTTCAGGTGTTACCGTTGGTAAATCACCAATTGTTACCTCTTCAGCTGACAGTGATATTAAGAACTTGAACAAGAATGCTGATATCGACGCCTTATCTTCAAGtaattcttccatttcttcaaacaCTACCTCCGCTGTCGCTGCCTGTGTCCCAGTAACAAAATATGTTACTATTTCAGCTGAACCAATCACCAAGTATATTACTGTTACTGCTCAACCATCTTCTCGCTTCTCAAGATTCTCTAACTCTTCGAGCTCTAGTGCGATCTGGTCCAACACCACTTCTCTACATTAA